In Arsenicicoccus dermatophilus, a genomic segment contains:
- a CDS encoding MarR family winged helix-turn-helix transcriptional regulator translates to MTPDLTLDHQLCFALYAAARATQAAYRPVLADLDLTYPQWLVLLALWEQDDVTVRDLGDRLRLDSGTLSPLLRRLETRGAITRRRQGHDGRQVHIRLTDEGRGLRARAGEVQECLAGSVDLTLAELTTLRDLAHRLVESASRPRGATA, encoded by the coding sequence GTGACCCCCGACCTGACCCTGGACCACCAGCTCTGCTTCGCGCTGTACGCCGCGGCGCGCGCCACCCAGGCCGCCTACCGCCCCGTGCTGGCCGACCTCGACCTGACCTACCCGCAGTGGCTGGTCCTGCTGGCACTGTGGGAGCAGGACGACGTGACCGTCCGCGACCTCGGTGATCGGCTCCGGCTCGACAGCGGCACCCTCTCCCCGCTGCTGCGGCGGCTGGAGACCCGCGGCGCCATCACCCGTCGGCGCCAGGGTCACGACGGGCGCCAGGTCCACATCCGCCTCACCGACGAGGGCCGGGGCCTGCGCGCGCGAGCCGGCGAGGTGCAGGAGTGCCTGGCCGGGTCCGTCGACCTGACCCTGGCGGAGCTGACGACCCTGCGCGACCTCGCCCACCGGCTCGTCGAGTCCGCCTCCCGACCCCGCGGGGCGACCGCCTGA
- a CDS encoding glutathione peroxidase, translating to MTTLHDFHATTLTGEDRDLGDYAGQAVLVVNTASRCGLTPQYQGLQELYDAYADRGLVVLGFPCDQFAHQEPGDADEIGEFCTRNYGVTFPMFAKVDVNGKDAHPLWRWLRSERGGLLGDAVKWNFTKFLVDPQGRVVERYAPTTAPGELRTDIERVLPAAADATGTADAPTPTE from the coding sequence ATGACCACGCTGCACGACTTCCACGCCACCACCCTGACCGGTGAGGACCGCGACCTCGGCGACTACGCCGGCCAGGCCGTCCTGGTCGTCAACACGGCCAGCAGGTGCGGGCTCACCCCGCAGTACCAGGGCCTGCAGGAGCTCTACGACGCCTACGCCGACCGCGGCCTGGTCGTCCTCGGCTTCCCGTGCGACCAGTTCGCCCACCAGGAGCCCGGCGACGCCGACGAGATCGGTGAGTTCTGCACCCGCAACTACGGGGTGACCTTCCCGATGTTCGCCAAGGTCGACGTCAACGGCAAGGACGCCCACCCGCTGTGGCGCTGGCTGCGCTCCGAGCGCGGCGGCCTGCTCGGCGACGCCGTGAAGTGGAACTTCACCAAGTTCCTCGTGGACCCGCAGGGCCGCGTCGTCGAGCGCTACGCCCCCACCACGGCGCCCGGGGAGCTGCGCACCGACATCGAGCGGGTGCTCCCCGCCGCGGCCGACGCCACGGGCACCGCCGACGCGCCGACGCCCACCGAATGA
- a CDS encoding alpha/beta hydrolase, whose amino-acid sequence MTRLDLRVRLLGAALRTVSVSRSTPEQVIARQGLGPGHHPLTDRLFGGLLPAVTVTDIAIPAGDHQVPVRVYRPDRDGTLPLVLLVHGGGWVAGDLDGYDWIGSSVATGVGAVVISVDYRLAPTHRWPVAAEDCYAALLAAVTRAAEWGADPTRLAVIGDSAGGNLAAVLTLMARDRSGPAIAAQVLVYPSTDLDSETRSMVDDAHAPILDQREALVYRDLYVPREQDRTHPYASPARAADHRGLPPALVQVAEHDPLRDDGLRYAALLRQAGVPVRETTYVGMPHGYLSFPGVCRGAPQAMAEITGFLQDRLGTRPRL is encoded by the coding sequence ATGACCCGGCTGGACCTGCGGGTCCGGTTGCTCGGGGCGGCGCTGCGGACCGTGTCGGTCAGCCGGTCCACGCCTGAGCAGGTCATCGCCCGACAGGGGCTCGGCCCGGGTCACCACCCGCTGACGGACCGCCTCTTCGGCGGCCTGCTGCCCGCGGTGACGGTGACCGACATCGCCATACCGGCCGGTGACCATCAGGTGCCTGTGCGGGTCTACCGCCCTGACCGCGACGGCACCCTGCCCCTGGTGCTGCTCGTCCACGGCGGCGGGTGGGTGGCCGGCGACCTGGACGGCTACGACTGGATCGGCAGCTCGGTCGCCACCGGTGTCGGCGCGGTCGTGATATCGGTCGACTACCGCCTCGCCCCCACGCACCGCTGGCCCGTCGCCGCCGAGGACTGCTACGCCGCGCTGCTCGCCGCGGTCACCCGCGCCGCCGAGTGGGGCGCCGACCCGACCCGGCTCGCCGTGATCGGCGACAGCGCCGGGGGCAACCTTGCCGCCGTGCTCACCCTCATGGCCCGTGACCGCTCCGGGCCGGCGATCGCCGCGCAGGTGCTGGTCTACCCCTCGACCGACCTGGACTCCGAGACCCGGTCCATGGTCGACGACGCCCACGCCCCGATCCTCGACCAGCGCGAGGCACTGGTCTACCGCGACCTCTACGTCCCGCGCGAGCAGGACCGCACCCATCCCTACGCCTCGCCAGCCCGCGCCGCCGACCACCGGGGCCTGCCCCCGGCGCTGGTGCAGGTGGCCGAGCACGACCCGCTGCGCGACGACGGCCTGCGCTACGCCGCGCTGCTGCGCCAGGCTGGTGTCCCCGTGCGGGAGACGACCTACGTCGGGATGCCGCACGGCTACCTGTCCTTCCCCGGGGTCTGCCGCGGCGCACCCCAGGCCATGGCCGAGATCACCGGTTTCCTCCAGGACCGGCTGGGCACGCGTCCGCGCCTCTAG